CAACACGCAGGTGTACAGATAATTCCCCTGAAATTTCCCTATCCCCACAAGGTTATGAAGAAATGCCATCAGGAAAACGTCAGTTAATCACTAAAATGGAATGGGAATTATATggaaaatgaaatttatttctCCTTAATGATGCGTACCACCATGGTTAGCATAGGATCGGAAGGCTGGAAACTGTTGGGACCCTCTTCCCACAGATACCCATCCCTTTCAATTGTTGTGATGTTGCCACCGACTCGGTCTCTGGCCTCAGTGACAATGACATTGGCAGCAACATCACGGTGCTTGGTGACGAGAGCCTGAGCGATGCAAAGGCCGCTAATTCCACCTCCAATGATCACACAGTCCGCCGGAGAAGAATGTCCGCCATTGGATTGGGCTTCACCGCCGAGCTTAGAGGAAGAAATGGTAGATGACTGCTCTGTGATTGAGCAACGGAGTTTTAACGGTCTGTGGATGGTGATTTTTGGGTTGAGTTTGGAGAATGAGGGAACCAGGAAGGTTGTCGATCGGATAAGAGAGAAGTCTGTGAGGGTTGCCATGGCGGCCAGATGAAGAGAGGTATCGCCTTTCTGTAGCGGGACAACACTATTGGGCAAGGAAATCAACCACTGGTGGAACTGGTCGTGGATGTTGGATGGTGTTATCTTTGATCGGTAATGTTCCTGTGCAGCGAGCCTATATTAGTATTTACGTGGACCGTCAGgatcaataataattttgacCAACTTTTTATTGCAAACAAACTCACGCTCACTGTTTCCTTCAAAAAGGGGGAAAAAATCtaccttttttttatatattattttgaataatttacagctaaatttttaatatttaataaatttttatttttaaataatgattAGGTCTTTTAAATTTCAGTTTCATTAACAAATAGGTCTTTCAAATGGAGgataggaaaagaaaagaaaagaaaataaaaatagaagttatatttatcaatttattacATTTAGTAGAAAATATTTCTTTCTAAATTAAGGGAGAATGaagaaaaatatagtaaaataattaaatattctcATTTTTCAAACTTACATCTTTATATTATAAGggcataataattatttttatatttgttaagagagaatttatattctttttctattttataatactaatttttttatccTCTTCTTTTCATTTATTTCTCTCTAATTTTTCTGCGTTTCTTACATAAAGCGAAAATGAAATCTATAGCTGTGCGCATTGCGCACCTCGAATAAGCTAGAACTAGAAGGCCGTTACCGGTGCGCATATTTTATTTCCCGCCTCATTGTAGTCCAAAAACACGAAATACAAATTTCAAAACCCTCTATCCCTTTCTGTAGACTGTAGTCGTAGGCTTATGTTTTTCTGATTCTCCCATCAAACACATTGTGTGAAATTCTCAATCAACTCAGCTATTATCTCCACCAAATAACTTTTACGTAAGTTTACTTATTATTTCCATTGATTTTCATCTTAAGTAATCGGCATCTTCTCCGATTACTTTATCGAGATCCGAACATGTCATTACTTGTCGCCAGTCTTAGTTGATTTTGCATTTCACTTTACATTTCGTCCGATTTTGCGTTTTCGGCGACTGATAGGCAAGATTCAAAACCTCCAATCCCTTGAATTTTGTGACAGATTTGGTGTTTTATGCATGTGAAATTTGATGAGTATATTGCTGAAGCTATGAGGGATTTTGGCTCAGCAAAGCAGGTCTTGTTTATTAGGTTTTGCCgcttttttctcttttgttatttttttgatCTTATAAGTGGTAATTTATGAAGATTTAGGCTAGTTTCGATGTGCTTGTATCAAGAATAGATTGATCACATAACGACTTTTCATTACTTTTGCATTTTTCTTATTCGTTTCACTCTGGTTGGTTGGCGAGAAAACGTTGTCCAAGTAACTAAAGTTTAGAATCTCGTTCTACAGCTTGTGCTAAGTTTTAGTGAAAAAAGGTTGTTATTCCCAAATCTAAACATGTGAATATGGCTGGTTTGAGTAGAAGACTTGTAAGCTTGTATAAATTCAGTAATTTTTTTTCCTCACCAACTAAACCAAGCTTTATTTATTGGTATTAGGTCTGAATTTATAGACCCTGTTTAAGTTTCTTAGGTTCTTTCCTGGGTTGCAGCATTTGGAGTCTATTTCATGCATTCTCAGCTGAAAACCACAAGATGGAGGTTGATAAACGACAGAATTTACAAGATGTAAGTAGTGAAAATTCCAGTCTTAAGATTTTGCTGCTGATGGGAAGTCTTTCTGCTTCTTGGCCAATGTTGTGCTGTCAAGTTTCTTATCTACATGTTACAATGTATTATATCCATTTGCGGTTGAATCTGAACAGTGtcttgtttattttattaactcTAATGGTATAATCTTCAGCTCATAAGTGGTGTAGCTTTCATCTATATAAATTTCTTGTCGAAGAATAATATTGTTTCATTTCGAATAGTCAGCTGCATGTGGCATATATAGTTGGATTTAATTAGGAATTTCCATGTTGGTGCAATTTTGAAGTCTTTGaaatttgttagttttgaaAACCTTGAAATTAAATAGCTTAAGATCTTcatcaagaaaggaagaaagTTGAAATAATCAAAGATTCACTGAATTATCAAGCGAGCAGTTGAATGCAATTGGATTTTCTAGGCAAGTTTGCAACTTAGTATATAGATATTTGAGGCCTTCTTAAAACACATTTCAGGATCGAATGAGTGATTGTCGGAGTTTGGGCAGTAATTATCACCCATCCAGTCAATCTAGAAAGATTTCAATTGGAATTATGATAGACTCACAGGTGAAGAAAAGATTAGAAGTTTCGAAGGAAGATAATATTGTTGCATCGAATTTGGAAAGGAAAAACTCTCACAAAGAAAATTCTCTTGGAGGTAAAAACAAGGGGAAAGGCATCATTAATGCTAATGAGAGCAAACAAACTGAAGCTCCAGAGACGGTCACTTCCCCATGGATTACTACTAGATCCTTTCACCAAAAAACATCAACTTCACAGACTCTCGCTTTTGCAAAAGAAACTTCCAATATACCAGCCACCAGTAAGAGGAGGAACAAGTTTAGCAGAGCACAGGATGCACCAGTAACACATTCAGTACAGCTTTTTGCACAGCAGACGTCGGTTTTACGTTCTGGAGATAGCAAGCAAAAGAAGTTTGATGGACTGACCTACAGAAGGAAGGGAAGTGGGGATGGGAACTCACAGAGGGCAGAGGAATTTAGATTTGTGACTGCACAGGAAGTCCTTGTGAATAAAGCATTGACAGAGGATAACAGAGAAGATAGAACTCAAACTTTGAGAATGAAACTATGTGAGATATTAGGAACTGTTTCTTCACCTAGAAGTCAGCCCTCTAATTCTCAGCCTCGTGAGGCAGGTGCTAATAATTTAAAGCAGGAGAAAATATATCCTCAAAAGGGTGATGCAGTTGTCAAGCCTGTGCAGAACTCAGATACCATAGAAACTGATTCTGAGAATCCTGATCATACTACGAAGAGACCAGTAACCTGTTACATGACCCGAAAAAGAATTTCAACCAAAGTGCAAGCCGTGAAGACTAAAGTTGGCCCATCTTCCAGTTACAGAAACAAAATCCAGGAGAAAAATATATTCTCCTTTGGAGAAGGATTGTTTGGGAAAGGAGATGTTGCTGTCAGCAGTGGCTCCACAATACCTATGAGAAAGAATGGTAGGATAAAGATTTCTGGCATAGAGCCACGCAGGATTAACTTCAATGAGAACAACAATAAAGATGAGATTCAGGCGGCAGCGCATTGGAGTAAAATTCCATCAGATGCTGAGACTGAGAAAGCATCTCCACTTGGTGATAAGACTGGAAATTCTCATGGCTGTTTGCCTCAAGGGAAAGAACAGCACCTTGAGCAAAAGAATATAAACCAAGAAAGAGATTCCCATCAATCTCCAAGGAAAGAGTCCCGTCAGTCATTAGGGACAAACAGGGTGGATCTGCAGGGGGATTATAGCAGTCCAGCAGCACAAGAAAATGGAGATGAAAAAGGAGAATTTTTTATTCCTTCTTTAAAGAATATTATGGAAACACAAGTTGAATTCCAAAGTCCAACATTCAAATTAAATACTCCTATCTTAAGCTCTTCCCCTATCTCAGCGCCAAAAACTGACAAAATAGAGCGGACTATTTATAGTCCTGCCCCAGCGGAGGGAAGATTTACTCTGGGAAATATTCGCAGCTTCAGGACTTTGCAGACTTCAAACGCAGATTGTCATTCCCCAAATGCTAAAACAGAATCATCTGtatcctttttcttttattattgttgttttttttttttcttatgtcTCGTTATGATAGTTTAGTGGTTTATTCATTGTGTCCAATCTGGACATTATTTTGTTAGGTATTTCCTTATTATACTTCAGGATGATGCACTGGAACTCAAAGATTCTCCTCGCCACAAGCCATCACCTCTTACGGGAAGAAAAGAAGCAGAAGGCCTTTCCGAATCATCATCTGACGATGGGGACTCTAAGAGCTTAGAAGAAGGTTCACCGATTATTATCGAATATAATGACCATAATATTGATCATATCATCTTCCAAAGACCAGTGATTcattagaaaatatattttactgcTAAATATCTTGTGAAAAGCCAATCTTAGGACAAGTTGCACTTTATCTATTAGTATAGTTGAGTTAGGTATAAGCATGACCATCCTACTCCTAAATCataataatttcttttctttgtaTATTGTAATTTTTCCCTTCTCATCAAAGGGATTATATTGCATGTAATCCTTAATCATTAATAATTGAATTCATATTTTCAAGTAAAAAATCCTTAAATCattaataattgaattattattttcaagTTAAACATGTATGGACATCTTTAATCATGGTGTTTAGGATTTCATTCTATTTCTTGGACAAACGGTACAAACCAAATTGACGCTGCAACCCATTTCTTATATTaattgtttctttttatcacCTTCAAGTGACATTTCGTGAGATTTATGTAATTTCCATCTGCAAATCATACAGAAAGAGATGTCTTGTCTCCAGAAGTTGCAACAGCTGAGAGATCCACTTTCATGCTTTATCGAAGTAAAAGGCTCCGCAATCATGAAGGGAATGATGTTCCCGAATTTGGCCCCACCTCAGCCTCTCCGAAAGGCACAACTTTAACATGTCAATACTTTCTACTCTTATCATCTCTGATATATGTCATCATATTTCCTTTTTAACGTGTTCTTTTTTCTGCATATGAAATTGTTAGGCACTGGTGATAGTGACTGGAACCCAGAGCCTTCAGAACAATACCAAGAGAATGAATTGGAAAGGTTTGCTTTTGATGGTTAAAAACGAATATAAGAAATTTCTGATTGCATGTAGATTATTCTTCTACTATTACATGTAATTGGTGCTTGATACTTgtttttattactattattattattatttaatggtcTATCAGGGTTATCAAACTGTTTGTCCTGGCTTTGGAGAATTTCAAAGACAAAATGAAGTCAGTGACTAGAAAGAAATCCTGTGAAATTTTGATGTCTGTTTCCGAGGATATTCAACTACAACTGCAGAATATTGAGTCACAAATCCAAacagatgtgtatgtttttgaaATTGACAGATTTGCTCATTAAAGATGTCAATTTTCCAGTTAAAGTTGTTAACAGTTTAATCTTCATGATGCCTTAGTGGGAAGCTGACAAGTGCTAGTAAATCAAAAAGAAAACGGTTGGAGACAAGATTACAAGGTAATGAATTTATATTTGACTAGATGGTTTGATGAACTTTAATTGATTATGATGTGCTTAAGAATCATCTTTTCATTGAGGTGAAGAAATCTGACAATTTATTCTTCCCTTACTAAGCACCATAATGTTGATTCATTAAGCCAAAAAAGGACAGGGAATCCTTCAAATCTCATGTTCCAACTAGATAATAATTGTTGACATCAAATGCTTAGCATGGTTGCCTAAAAAATCTCTTGCTTTCTCATCTAAAGGTGGTTCCCACACTACTCCATGTGCAATGTTTGAGACATGCTTTTAACCATGGATGAGACAGCTTTTAATACCCAAACATTCAAAAATTATATGCATGTCACAATGTagcaaaatcaattaataaggtCAGTGACTTCCTCTTATTGAAGCTTCAATGGTTGGCATTCTGTTTTACTATTGTTATTCTTTTTCATGCAGAGCAACAAGAAAAACTGAAGTTGATACATGATAAATTCAAAGAAGATATCTACCAACTTCTCCATGACTGTAAAAGCACAGTTGAAGAGTTAGAAATGCACCATAATGAATTGAAAGGAACTGTGAAAAAGCAAAGTATGCCCACTTTTATTACAGTGGATATGTTTGTTGATAGCACAATTACATCTTTGAAATTGTTTGACTATCTGTTATTTGTTTTTCTAACTATTTCATTGTTTTAATATAGAATCCTCAATTTCTGACTAATACAATTAGTTTGGACATTATTATACTTGTGGATCTgccatattttttatttcagtttgatcAAATAATCTGAAAAACTTTTCACGGACAACCTTTGAAGTTTTTAGCTGGACAAATATTTGGAATAGTGTCTtgcaaaaatttcattttatgtAAATGATTTTAGGATTGCAAACTCACAAGTAAAATACTTAGTTTGACTTGGTCAACCATTGGTGGTATATCAGATTGGAGACATGCACTTTACGTTGTTTCTCGTGTTTGGAATCTAAGATAGGAAGTATGGTGTGTATGTGTCCTTTTGGAGTGCTAAAGCTACTTCATCTAGTAACTATTGCATTAATTAGTGTAGCATGAAATTACTATGGACATGACTTGGCATTCGAGGAAAATGTTAACTTAGTAGATCGCTTTTTTATAACTGCTATTTCATCGACTTGATATAGTGGAATTACTGGACGAGATGAATAAAGGCGAAATTATTTACAGAAACTCATTTTAATTTACCAATTAATTGTAGAAGCAATGCACCAGAAGCTTTTCGTGAACATGGAAGAAGCAGTTGAAACACAGCTTAGCGATGCACACAGAAGAATCACAGCCATGCACAAGGCAAGTCTTTGCTCTGTTTATATAATGGCATGTGTTCTACCATATAAGATGCGTGGATACTCTAGTTTATTGGCTTCCTGCTACTCTGGAAATATTGCTTTATAGTTAGCATTTAGTGATCTGATGCATGATGTAAGATGCTGATTAGAAGCCTAAGACATGCATGGTGGTGAGAATCTCCATTCCTGGGTCTCACATATTATCTTTGTTCAATATAGAAGCTTCAGAATTAGCAGTTCTCACGACACATAAGCTTGCAGAGCTTGATCCTCTGCACGAACACTTCTAGATTCTCTAAATTTAACATTAAATCGCTCTATACATATGGCTGAGTCATTCATTATCTGAGATGATGCTCGTAAAAATTCGTCTATGCTAAAGTACTCTGTTAGCTTATGATTGGAAGAAAAGCTTATCCATCTAACGCCCTTTATTTATGCACTTTTTTTGCAGTCGGCAAGGGATAAGATGCTTCAATTGCAACATGTAATAGCCAAGTGTTTGAATGAGGACTGGGTTGACGTAATTCAATCTGGGTTGACGTAATTCAACTACTGGCTAGTCTGCAGACCCTTTCAATGTGATTCCACAGAATATTTACTTTTCATTAGTAAAAACCATGTCAGAGTTGCAGAAGTCTGCTTCCGAAATACTCACTTTAGGGGGAAAAAAATAGCTCTAGTAATTCATGAAAAATTGGGGGCCTTGGGACAGTTGGGAACATGTATTCTTTTATCTGAGTGTAATTGCATATTATTGTCCAAGTCACTGAATGAAAATTTCCACCCATAACAAGCTTAACGATGTTATTATCAAAAAATTCTTTATGTGGACTGTTGATAAAATAGCTTAAACGTAACTCCACTTGAAAAGATTTCAATCAACCAACGTGTGAAATATGGATTTCCTGCCTAGTAGGTTTCTTGCTATAATTATGAGAAATCTGAACGTTTCAAATAATTGTGAGCAATCCTTTTGTGGAGGTCCCGGAGAAGGATAATAAACGTccttgatttttaaaataacatCCATATTTCACTCCATCCTTCAGTGAAATGAAAAGAAATTAACCATGATATTTGGATGGAACTCTTGAAGATGGTGGCCTTTAATTTCTGCAAGTAGTTATTAGGGACTGGTGAGATTGATACCAGACAACTTCACCTCAATTATTTGAGAAGTCGGTTAGATCCCAACTCAACTTCTTCAAATAGTTCACCTAACCAGCTACAAACCCAAGCGAGTTCTTACTTTCGAGTTCCAGCTGAAGtttcaagagaaaggttttgaaataaaataataatgaataGTATAAGTGGTGTGCAATTTTTTAAGGAAttccattatatttttttatttttgttgctgCTGGGATAATGACTTGTTTACAGATGATTGATGTATATTCAGCACCAGCAGACATGAAATTCCCAAGTTATAGAGAACATTACATTGAAAGATTGTGGAGGATGTGGATCATAGTTTTGACAATTGAGCATCATGGCAAAAGAAATAACACTCCATTTCTTGTgggtattattatttttttccatcagAGAAATTGAAGAAGTATTGTGTGCATCATTCGATGGGTCGGTGGTGGGCGCCGTTTTCCTTTTCATTTCAGCCCATCGAATCTCATCTAATCTAATCTTTCatgattcatataattttattcgcAAACAATCCTATCTGTTCGTTGGAATACGAGTGGCTGTGATTTCGTTTCCTCACCTAGTCCCCCAAAAAAAGTACAGACAGAAAATAAGAGGGACACGTGAACAGCCGCAGGTGTGCCACGTGAAGTGCACGTTTTGCTCTcccttctccttttcttttgttgCCCTTCTGTTGAATTTCCCTTATGAATCTTTATGTGCATGGTCCGATTTCAACCGGATGTTGGGAAAGTGGGCCCTCTACTAAAGTGCCTAATCTAGAAACAAGACCTAAGGTCCACGTGGACAATCTCAATTTGCTCGAATGGTCACATGTCGTGGTGTCATTCTCGTATTGAAACTTCCTTGCTTATGCAATGTCGCTGTCTTCCTTGCCTTGAAGCAGTGCGATGAAAATGATTTTCTCGCTCGGATAATATCATTTCAGCTTTTAACGAATCTTTTCCTTATTCATGAAAGattcattttttataaataacttaattaacttattaaagtaaatcaattatttttataaaattgaaaaaaaaaaaaagtaagagtCCTAATCTTTAGGTCCCGGTGAATTTAATGCAGCTGGTGAAGTGGTGCAGTTATATGAAGTCATGAGCATGTGAACAGAAAAGTAGATGGGTCCTTGTCTGATCCACGAGCCTACGGTTACTATTAATCCTAATTTTTATTTCCATTTGTATGAGACGTGCTTAAATTTTGGACACAGCTTTCTGAATGAATCTCACTTGAGCCACCTTTTGAATCGAGACCATGAATTGACGTTTTATTTGGAAGATTTCATGACTCGTTGATTTCTATGATTAGTGTGGTCGAGGTTGGACCAAGTCATGTTACTTTGTTTTACACACAGGCCTATCTCATGCTATCCTTTCTGCTGATATATCTAAGCGTATCCTATCAGGATTTTCCCCATTATCTTTTCCTTGTCCTTCATTGTTGCTGTTCTTTTCCTCGTCATAATCTCCTCTATTtagattttctgaaaaacacaTAACCTGTTCATCCCAATCACAGAGGAAAGCCTGAATCAAGTTCAATCGGGTCGTGTTTTGGCAGATTTAGCTCCCATGTAAGTTCTTTTGTGAACCTTGTTTAGATAGAAATCTGTTTCTTTTAACTTGTATATTTGCATTGTTTTGACTGCATTTTCTGATGCAGGGCTGATGAGTTTGCGGAATTGGTATGGGAAAATGGTCAGATTCTGATGCGTGGACGGTCTACTTGTCCAAAAATTTGTACTTCAAAGAAACCAAGATTGCGGACTGAGAACAATATTCCAGATCGTGGGGACCTCTTCAAGAATAAGCGTTCTGTGCAAGATGATCACCATTCTGATGACTTGTTTCCCGGTTCGTACAAAAACGATTTCAACATTTTTCTGGGGACAACCCGAAATAACACGTATGATGAGCATCTCACAGAGTCCCAGATAGTACCCGAATGCGAAGACGAAAATTTCAGGCTGGGAAATGATGCATCTCCAGTTGAAATTCCTCAAATTACAAAAGCTAGGAGAGGTCCGTTATACGAGTCTTCGTTGCAGCGATGCCAAGCTTCAGTTTCAATTAGCAGATCAATTGCGACTGGGAGCCAAAGCTTGTCTTCAATGGGTAGATTGCCCAACTCGAATTTGCAGCAGCTTAATTCGAGAACTGATAAAGACTTAAGGTTAAGAAACTTCTCCCTATTCTTAAGACCTGCAATGCTCTCTAAAGTCGATGACCAGCACCAAGGTGCAACAGAACCTGCAGATGGTCCAAGTTCATTAAGAGTTCAGGGTTTAAAAAGCAACCAGGATAAAACTCCTGCAGATGATACAGCACTCGTACTGGAGTCAACAAGTGGTTCAGGAAATGCTAAAGATTTCTATAAACATCAAGATCTAGTCACTGTTAAGACAGACCAGATACAGCAGATTGCTAAGACTTCGGAAGAGTCACCCCAGGATGAGCAATCTGAAGCTCCTGACCATAGAAATGCCATTAAAAGCAAGCGGTTCCAACAGCGTGCGCCTATTTCAAACTCAAGCTTACAAGCAAATACAGTCGAGGGAAATCCTGATAGAGAGAAATCTAAAGATCAATTGGCTGTAGCTACTTCACTATGCTCTTGGGGAGCTTCAAATGATCTAAGTTATTCTACTTTGAGGAGGAATAACAAAGACAAGGAAGCGATGGTGTCTTCAAGCGAAGTATGTCAGAACTTTCATATGTAAAATTTGCCTTTTGTGTCCTATTATATGTTGTAACTTACGTATAATGATGTTTTTGCTGCAGACTGATGAGGGAGATCAACAAGTGCCGAAACCTGCATTTGCTCATGCAGGTGCCAAGAGAAAACGTCGAGAAGTCCATAAACAGTCTGAAAGGGTGAGTTTACTGTGAATCAATCCTCCCTCCTCCCCTCCCTCGTCTCTCCTCCTCGAAACGGGAAAAAATTGTTTTGTAAGAAATCTAACCAAGCTCTTCTGTATCGATCGAACAGAAAAGAAGAGATAAGATCACCAAGAAGATGCGTGCATTACAAGCTCTCTTACCTAATTCCACCAAGGTATATATTGCCATGTCCATGATCCAACATAATATGAGCTGCTCTCCGATATCATGCGAATTTTTCTAATTATGTTTTGCTCTATGTGGTCCGAAGGTGGATAAAGTTTCAGTGCTTGACAATGCAATTGAGTATCTGAAGACCCTTCAGCTTCAGCTACAGGTACGATGCGTAAATATGATTCTATTTAAGTTTAAACACATCATTGTATGGGTAATAATTAAGCTGAATGATATACCTGGAAGCAGATAATGTCACAAGGAACCAGCTTTTGCATGCCGCCAATGATTGTGGGAACTGGAATGCAACCCACACATATACAGGCAACAAATTTGGCTCATTTTCCGACCATGGGACTACAAATGGATACGAGAATTCCAATGGGTGTTGGTTGCACCCCAGCAATGTTCTCAAATCCAGCTATGCTTGGTGGGGTGCTACCTATGCCATTCATTCCTCCTGTATCTGCTATGCCTTTTTCTGGAGCGGCCACGCCCGTGGGATTTGCACGATCTGCTCCTTCATTAAGGTCCAATGGTTCAATAGTGCAGAATAATAACTCTTGAAACGATTAACACGCCATAGGCTCAAAGATCCAAGCATCAAtcaggtttgatttttttaattttatattcaaatatGATATACTTcagttataaaaaattttaagttattaaattttctttataattttttcttccATCCCCAATTCTAGAGGAAGCCATACAAACAGTTTCGATAAGCTTTAATTCCTCGTCtagaataaattatttgaaagaaaaacaatattttattgaattccTTAAACATGAAAATTagcaaaaacaatataaaattaattttttttttgcatatttCTTGATTTTATGGGATAATATCTATGCtatgaaacaaataattaatccaTATATGCTAATCAATAGAAATTCAATGTATTTTGTTCGGATAAATATGAACTATATATGTCTAATACTTATTGGAAATATAAATGTTATATATATCAGAAATTATTAAtcttaaaacataattaaaataaatattgaaaatattaataatgtgaTTAATGTTaatagagaattttttttttttttagaaatattaatacGTGAGGTAGTTTTTTTTAAAGTGGTAGAATATGTAAGCAGTAAgtttaatttaatctctaaaattatgaaatttggagttcaaatttcaattatgatcaaataaaaatttataaaatgtgTTCTTTTACTATGCCATATCTCTATgaattataaaactaaaatatgaaaagagaaaatcaaccatttaaaagtttaaaataaaaattgataattacTTAAAAATCGATGCTCAAAATAATTACAGGGAAATAATTGAATTGGCTTAGAAGCGGCTCCAACCTGAGAAGCCCGAAGTCTGTTCCCAGAGTCTTAAGAAGAAAGACTAAGTGGATAGTCGGGGCTAGCTTTCTCAACTTCGAGATGCAGGAACTAGTCAATCATCTGCCTGAGAAATGATGTTGATTGATGTTCTTCCCGCTTCGTGAAGTCAATAATCTAGACTTACCCCGATTAATTGAAACACTAACTCAATCTATAAAGTTTAGTAGATGGGAATTCTAAGAAAGGTCAACATCTATGCACCTCGCTCACTAGGATAAAGTCTCTCGTTCTACAACTCACTTTAAGCAGAGAAAGTCTCGTGCATATACGGGTGAAGTCTCATTTGTGGATGAAGATGGAGTTCTTTCTGTCTCGCGTGCGAATCTTTATCCTGCAAATGGATGCGCTACTCTCCTTATAAATCTTTCCCCAAGGTCACTGGGAATTTCTTCTGAAGTTTGGACTTGTTTTAGTGATTTGGCCTTTAATCAAGCCAATGGGGTATCAGAATTCGAGAaaatttaaatgctttactaaaAAAATTGGCAACTGAATTGAATACttcttcattaattatatttattgatcaTCCTATTATCTTGCAGGCCACAAGAGCAAAAGTCACCCATCATCAGACTTTGGTCAATCTGATCTGCATGATAATGATCTTCTAATACTGGGAAAAGATCCTTGGCATGCACGCCCCACTTTCCTaggtatatatacatatactctCTTGCTCTCtg
The sequence above is a segment of the Manihot esculenta cultivar AM560-2 chromosome 5, M.esculenta_v8, whole genome shotgun sequence genome. Coding sequences within it:
- the LOC110615127 gene encoding meiosis-specific protein ASY3 isoform X3 — protein: MEVDKRQNLQDDRMSDCRSLGSNYHPSSQSRKISIGIMIDSQVKKRLEVSKEDNIVASNLERKNSHKENSLGGKNKGKGIINANESKQTEAPETVTSPWITTRSFHQKTSTSQTLAFAKETSNIPATSKRRNKFSRAQDAPVTHSVQLFAQQTSVLRSGDSKQKKFDGLTYRRKGSGDGNSQRAEEFRFVTAQEVLVNKALTEDNREDRTQTLRMKLCEILGTVSSPRSQPSNSQPREAGANNLKQEKIYPQKGDAVVKPVQNSDTIETDSENPDHTTKRPVTCYMTRKRISTKVQAVKTKVGPSSSYRNKIQEKNIFSFGEGLFGKGDVAVSSGSTIPMRKNGRIKISGIEPRRINFNENNNKDEIQAAAHWSKIPSDAETEKASPLGDKTGNSHGCLPQGKEQHLEQKNINQERDSHQSPRKESRQSLGTNRVDLQGDYSSPAAQENGDEKGEFFIPSLKNIMETQVEFQSPTFKLNTPILSSSPISAPKTDKIERTIYSPAPAEGRFTLGNIRSFRTLQTSNADCHSPNAKTESSDDALELKDSPRHKPSPLTGRKEAEGLSESSSDDGDSKSLEEDHTERDVLSPEVATAERSTFMLYRSKRLRNHEGNDVPEFGPTSASPKGTGDSDWNPEPSEQYQENELERVIKLFVLALENFKDKMKSVTRKKSCEILMSVSEDIQLQLQNIESQIQTDVGKLTSASKSKRKRLETRLQEQQEKLKLIHDKFKEDIYQLLHDCKSTVEELEMHHNELKGTVKKQKAMHQKLFVNMEEAVETQLSDAHRRITAMHKSARDKMLQLQHVIAKCLNEDWVDVIQSGLT